A region of Micropterus dolomieu isolate WLL.071019.BEF.003 ecotype Adirondacks linkage group LG01, ASM2129224v1, whole genome shotgun sequence DNA encodes the following proteins:
- the lrrc34 gene encoding leucine-rich repeat-containing protein 34 isoform X1, which yields MSGEKFNFAAVCAENQIEINPDILQALEETTATENVTLKLSGNNRLRRVQRLDDKDALALSECLRHVKCVTGLDVGYNNITDEGVGHLADLLQDDGSALHSLDLMFNDIQTDGAEVLAKSLQGNSTLLCLRLSGNKIENRGAMHLASMLQVNNTLKELEVADCDLATQSVIAFAIVLKSNKTLRSVDISRPLLFSHQEEWAVHFSEMLAVNCSLVELHLGKMGMTDTGMERLTEGLRLNRSLRYLDLRCNRVTRDGARHLAQVLKHNPTLEIVDLSSNRIEDDGAAYLSEVIAWPGGALRELSVTSNNIKTEGLLSLARAMTANTALTHIYIWGNHLEEPVCQAFRQLISSGRLPPEQTDVSPYEVDGQVFLAEVFHSLRRHWYWTNSSGTDTSTTSNTATDLLTIRATTSPDSTLPRHAESQQLLHLQSC from the exons ATGTCCGGTGAAAAGTTCAATTTCGCTGCTGTCTGCGCAGAAAATCAGATAGAAATAAACCCAGACATCTTACAAGCCTTAGAGGAGACAACGGCGACGGA GAATGTCACCTTAAAACTTTCTGGAAACAACCGACTGAGACGAGTTCAGCGACTTGATGACAAAgacgctctcgctctctcagaATGTCTGAGACACGTGAAGTGTGTGACAG GTCTGGATGTCGGGTACAATAACATAACAGATGAAGGTGTTGGACACCTGGCTGACCTCTTACAG GACGACGGCTCAGCTCTGCACTCTCTGGACCTGATGTTCAACGACATCCAGACGGACGGAGCTGAAGTTCTCGCCAAGAGCCTGCAG ggcaACAGCACCTTGCTGTGTCTCAGACTGTCAGGTAATAAGATCGAGAACAGAGGAGCCATGCACCTGGCCAGCATGCTGCAGGTGAACAACACCCTGAAGGAGCTGGAGGTGGCCGACTGCGAcctg GCCACTCAGAGCGTGATAGCGTTTGCCATCGTGTTGAAAAGCAACAAGACTCTTCGCTCTGTCGACATCAGCCGGCCGCTGCTCTTCAGCCACCAG GAGGAGTGGGCGGTGCACTTCTCTGAGATGCTGGCGGTGAACTGCAGCCTGGTGGAGCTCCACCTGGGGAAGATGGGCATGACCGACACCGGGATGGAGAGGCTGACTGAAGGCCTGCGGCTCAACCGCAGCCTGCGCTACCTGGACCTGCGCTG TAACCGCGTGACCCGTGACGGCGCGCGTCATCTAGCTCAGGTGCTGAAGCACAACCCGACTCTGGAGATCGTAGATCTGTCGTCCAATCGGATTGAAGATGACGGTGCCGCGTACCTGAGTGAGGTCATCGCGTGGCCAGGCGGCGCTTTGAGAGA GCTGTCTGTCACCAGCAACAACATCAAGACGGAGGGTCTGCTGTCCTTGGCTCGGGCTATGACAGCGAACACAGCTCTGACCCACATCTACATCTGGGGAAACCACCTGGAGGAGCCAGTCTGTCAG GCCTTCAGACAGCTCATCTCCAGCGGCCGCCTGCCTCCGGAGCAGACCGATGTTAGCCCGTACGAGGTGGACGGGCAGGTGTTTCTCGCCGAGGTCTTCCACAGTTTGAGGAGACACTGGTACTGGACTAACAGCTCCGGTACAGACACATCCACCACCTCCAACACTGCAACAGACCTGTTAACAATCCGCGCCACCACCAGCCCCGACTCCACCTTGCCACGACACGCCGAGAGTCAGCAGCTTCTTCACCTGCAGTCCTGCTGA
- the mynn gene encoding myoneurin, whose product MAHVTNHGKLLLQRLHQQREMDFLCDVTIMVRDVEFRAHRNILAAFSKYFSSQAEKGQEVTTLDPDRVSRYALEKLLEFIYTGQMNVSSTRQAAVRRAAVFLGMTEATKYLEEIPHWSELSETSQSEADKEAGLSPRSPASPGSPSSPVPLSIVSVTGEWQDEGKEQGDEVRCVTVKEGDKSDEEYSPTTPKSVGRGQGRKRGRKPKSFSGEQVEASSSADGAPKVQASRGRGRGRGRGRGRGRGGGNSEVVVLEDSDTSVKDFGDTSADWSPSQEDDTPAKKPRLSSGEGRRGRGRGRGRGRGRGRRRAAKEEEEEEEEEEIMSWSAAEDYVPDEEEGEQDPSEMDELSLSCTECNKLFKDASSLHRHEKIHKGLKPFVCIFCSKNFRQATQLKTHLRIHTGEKPFSCSDCDKCFAQKCQLVAHRRMHHGEEKPYTCERCGFKFATSSNYKIHIRLHSGEKPYVCDICGQAFAQSSTLTYHKRRHTGEKPYQCDLCGMSFSVSSSLIAHARKHTGETPYKCTQTQCDASFVTSSELKKHMRRLHPDGNTGVQCLLCGNRFASVKNMIKHQEKAHADEVRQHKERARAVVLLASSHPVAFVQSKLTQENKGMASIPEGEPPNPEPATPNPKATAPAADVDTAEIIETTIQSPAPPVDAPAEQVTFEPDQEQTINSDTLHALVEQLRPPPSPAQSLEQIVIIRTVDNGEHNPPQQ is encoded by the exons ATGGCTCATGTCACCAATCATGGGAAGCTGCTCCTGCAGCGCCTTCATCAGCAGCGGGAGATGGACTTCTTGTGCGACGTGACCATAATGGTGCGAGACGTGGAGTTCAGAGCCCACCGCAACATCCTGGCAGCGTTCAGCAAGTACTTCTCCTCCCAGGCTGAAAAGGGTCAAGAGGTCACGACGCTGGACCCTGACAGGGTCAGCCGCTACGCTCTGGAGAAGCTTTTAGAGTTCATCTACACGGGACAGATGAACGTCAGCAG CACCAGACAGGCAGCTGTGCGACGAGCGGCTGTGTTCCTGGGAATGACCGAGGCCACGAAGTATCTGGAGGAAATCCCGCACTGGTCCGAGCTGAGCGAAACGTCCCAGTCGGAGGCGGATAAAGAAGCTGGTCTCTCTCCTCGCAGCCCGGCCTCTCCCGGCAGCCCCAGCTCACCCGTTCCTCTGTCCATCGTCTCCGTCACAGGGGAGTGGCAGGACGAAGGCAAAGAGCAGGGTGACGAGGTCCGGTGTGTAACTGTGAAGGAGGGGGACAAGAGCGATGAAGAGTACAGCCCCACCACTCCGAAGAGCGTTGGAAGAGGACAGGGAAGGAAGAGAGGCAGGAAGCCGAAGAGTTTCAGTGGCGAGCAGGTGGAGGCGAGCAGCTCGGCCGACGGCGCCCCCAAAGTCCAGGCCagcagggggagggggagaggcagagggaggggcagggggagggggagaggtgGTGGGAACAGCGAAGTTGTGGTGCTGGAAGATTCTGACACTAGCGTGAAGGACTTCGGGGACACGTCTGCAGACTGGAGCCCCTCGCAGGAGGACGACACCCCGGCCAAGAAGCCTCGCCTGAGCAGCGGCGAGGGACGGAGAGGGCGAGGCCGGGGGAGGGGCCGAGGGAGAGGGCGAGGCAGGAGGAGGGCCgccaaggaggaggaggaggaggaggaggaagaggagatcATGAGCTGGTCGGCGGCGGAAGATTACGTGCCGGACGAAGAGGAGGGTGAGCAGGATCCGTCAGAGATGGACGAGCTGTCGCTGTCGTGCACCGAGTGCAACAAACTGTTTAAAGACGCGAGCAGCCTGCACCGACACGAGAAGATCCACAAGGGCCTGAAGCCGTTCGTCTGCATCTTCTGCTCGAAAAACTTCAGGCAGGCCACCCAGCTGAAGACTCACCTGCGCATCCACACAG GCGAGAAGCCGTTCAGTTGCTCCGACTGTGACAAGTGTTTCGCTCAGAAGTGTCAGCTGGTCGCTCACCGCCGAATGCACCACGGGGAGGAGAAGCCTTACACCTGCGAGCGCTGCGGCTTCAAGTTCGCCACCTCGTCCAACTATAAAATACACATCAG ACTGCACAGCGGGGAAAAGCCGTACGTCTGCGACATCTGCGGCCAGGCGTTCGCCCAGTCCAGCACGCTGACCTATCACAAGCGCCGACACACCGGGGAGAAACCGTACCAGTGCGACCTGTGCGGCATGTCGTTCTCCGTCTCCTCCTCGCTCATCGCACACGCGCGGaaacacacag gagAGACTCCGTACAAATGTACACAGACGCAATGTGACGCAAGTTTTGTGACGTCGTCCGAACTCAAGAAACACATGAGGCGACTTCACCCGG ACGGGAACACCGGCGTGCAGTGTCTGCTGTGTGGAAACCGGTTCGCCAGCGTGAAGAACATGATCAAACACCAGGAGAAGGCTCACGCCGACGAAGTGCGGCAACACAAGGAGCGAGCACGAGCAG TCGTCCTCCTGGCGTCCAGTCATCCCGTGGCGTTTGTCCAGAGCAAACTCACGCAGGAAAACAAAGGTATGGCTTCCATCCCCGAAGGCGAGCCACCCAACCCCGAGCCGGCCACCCCCAACCCCAAAGCCACAGCGCCCGCCGCAGACGTCGACACCGCTGAAATCATCGAAACCACCATCCAGAGCCCCGCCCCGCCCGTCGACGCCCCCGCCGAACAGGTGACCTTCGAACCCGACCAGGAGCAGACCATCAACTCGGACACCCTCCACGCTCTGGTGGAGCAGCTGCGGCCGCCGCCCTCGCCCGCCCAGAGCCTGGAGCAGATCGTCATCATCAGGACGGTGGACAACGGCGAGCACAACCCTCCTCAGCAGTGA
- the lrrc34 gene encoding leucine-rich repeat-containing protein 34 isoform X2: MSGEKFNFAAVCAENQIEINPDILQALEETTATENVTLKLSGNNRLRRVQRLDDKDALALSECLRHVKCVTDEGVGHLADLLQDDGSALHSLDLMFNDIQTDGAEVLAKSLQGNSTLLCLRLSGNKIENRGAMHLASMLQVNNTLKELEVADCDLATQSVIAFAIVLKSNKTLRSVDISRPLLFSHQEEWAVHFSEMLAVNCSLVELHLGKMGMTDTGMERLTEGLRLNRSLRYLDLRCNRVTRDGARHLAQVLKHNPTLEIVDLSSNRIEDDGAAYLSEVIAWPGGALRELSVTSNNIKTEGLLSLARAMTANTALTHIYIWGNHLEEPVCQAFRQLISSGRLPPEQTDVSPYEVDGQVFLAEVFHSLRRHWYWTNSSGTDTSTTSNTATDLLTIRATTSPDSTLPRHAESQQLLHLQSC; this comes from the exons ATGTCCGGTGAAAAGTTCAATTTCGCTGCTGTCTGCGCAGAAAATCAGATAGAAATAAACCCAGACATCTTACAAGCCTTAGAGGAGACAACGGCGACGGA GAATGTCACCTTAAAACTTTCTGGAAACAACCGACTGAGACGAGTTCAGCGACTTGATGACAAAgacgctctcgctctctcagaATGTCTGAGACACGTGAAGTGTGTGACAG ATGAAGGTGTTGGACACCTGGCTGACCTCTTACAG GACGACGGCTCAGCTCTGCACTCTCTGGACCTGATGTTCAACGACATCCAGACGGACGGAGCTGAAGTTCTCGCCAAGAGCCTGCAG ggcaACAGCACCTTGCTGTGTCTCAGACTGTCAGGTAATAAGATCGAGAACAGAGGAGCCATGCACCTGGCCAGCATGCTGCAGGTGAACAACACCCTGAAGGAGCTGGAGGTGGCCGACTGCGAcctg GCCACTCAGAGCGTGATAGCGTTTGCCATCGTGTTGAAAAGCAACAAGACTCTTCGCTCTGTCGACATCAGCCGGCCGCTGCTCTTCAGCCACCAG GAGGAGTGGGCGGTGCACTTCTCTGAGATGCTGGCGGTGAACTGCAGCCTGGTGGAGCTCCACCTGGGGAAGATGGGCATGACCGACACCGGGATGGAGAGGCTGACTGAAGGCCTGCGGCTCAACCGCAGCCTGCGCTACCTGGACCTGCGCTG TAACCGCGTGACCCGTGACGGCGCGCGTCATCTAGCTCAGGTGCTGAAGCACAACCCGACTCTGGAGATCGTAGATCTGTCGTCCAATCGGATTGAAGATGACGGTGCCGCGTACCTGAGTGAGGTCATCGCGTGGCCAGGCGGCGCTTTGAGAGA GCTGTCTGTCACCAGCAACAACATCAAGACGGAGGGTCTGCTGTCCTTGGCTCGGGCTATGACAGCGAACACAGCTCTGACCCACATCTACATCTGGGGAAACCACCTGGAGGAGCCAGTCTGTCAG GCCTTCAGACAGCTCATCTCCAGCGGCCGCCTGCCTCCGGAGCAGACCGATGTTAGCCCGTACGAGGTGGACGGGCAGGTGTTTCTCGCCGAGGTCTTCCACAGTTTGAGGAGACACTGGTACTGGACTAACAGCTCCGGTACAGACACATCCACCACCTCCAACACTGCAACAGACCTGTTAACAATCCGCGCCACCACCAGCCCCGACTCCACCTTGCCACGACACGCCGAGAGTCAGCAGCTTCTTCACCTGCAGTCCTGCTGA